The following are from one region of the Takifugu rubripes chromosome 12, fTakRub1.2, whole genome shotgun sequence genome:
- the ppp1r10 gene encoding serine/threonine-protein phosphatase 1 regulatory subunit 10 isoform X3, producing MAGVLVDPREILKEVESLLGKDGEICSLEGVAKVFSLMKASTKMVSRCMYLNIMQQSKSQDVLDKFITIGGYRLLNSWLTHAKSTNNAPMLQLILLTLQNLPLRVEHLKQNNTAKLVKQLSKSADNEDLRNLAAELVDGWMAIIRSQSVSNNSPAEKKNKRDESKAPNVKEKNVEDEKKKGKPKAHAPSHAKIRSIGLEMDTPSPLPAKKIPAAPQLGDKYNIKPPVLKRPRSGPLENTPFEKKYKPLNTPSNSAKEIKVKIIPAQPMESTGFLDALNSAPVPGIKIKKKKPGTGNPKAGSPTSNKGSPFEGKAAYSSCSAKHSSPEAAASAIASEEHQEEEQPGTPVPSEDIEASDIAEKNNALSEPREEESLTKKGKKKKTVHWPEEEQLKNYFYFDLDETERVNVNKIKDFGEAAKRELMMDRQTFEMARRLSHDTMEERVPWTPPKPLTLTGSLVNPGVNSTEKHIQRDREMGILQEIFLSKESVPDSPHEPEPEPYEPMPPRLIPLDEDSSTLNDSYPEHMDTTPPQGAAMGQTESSKLPPVLAKLMDNLSTSSYRSPQTPNAVNNPVAPAVNVQELLSSIMGVSGNQSTEDLIKQPDFSDKIKQLLGSLQQTQNQGAPTPVNPGLLGHGPNMTAMNNLNMHMQMPMNGGFPPNNSPGGLRFNHPPPPHNNGPAFNTGGGPRMMGPPPGQGRGDNGNYWGDDSMRGGPPRGGHFHRGGRGRGAEPGFRGRGRGGPRGGHNNMNDMSKRPLCRHFMMKGSCRYENNCAFYHPGVNGPPLPPNHPANKQHSQHPQHGL from the exons ATGGCAGGGGTACTCGTGGACCCCAGAGAAATTTTGAAGGAAGTTGAATCACTGCTggggaaagatggagagatTTGCAGCCTGGAGGGAGTTGCAAAGGTCTTCAG TTTAATGAAAGCATCTACCAAGATGGTCAGTAGATGCATGTACTTGAACATCATGCAGCAGTCCAAATCCCAAGATGTACTTGACAA GTTCATCACAAttggaggatacaggctgctcaACTCTTGGCTCACTCACGCCAAATCCACGAACAATGCTCCgatgctgcagctcatcctgcTGACTCTGCAGAACCTGCCGCTCAGAGTGGAGCACCTCAAACAG AACAACACGGCTAAGTTGGTGAAGCAGTTGAGCAAGAGTGCAGACAATGAGG ATCTACGAAATTTGGCGGCAGAGCTTGTCGATGGCTGGATGGCTATAATCCGCTCACAGAGCGTGTCAAACAACTCTCCTGCTG aaaagaaaaacaagcgaGATGAGAGCAAAGCCCCaaatgtgaaggaaaaaaatgtcGAGGACGAAAAGAAGAAGGGTAAACCGAAAGCACACGCCCCCAGCCACGCAAAGATTCGCTCCATTG GGCTGGAGATGGACACCCCCAGTCCACTCCCTGCTAAAAAGATACCTGCCGCCCCACAGCTTGGTGACAAATACAACATTAAGCCTCCTGTTCTTAAGCGACCACG CTCTGGACCGTTGGAAAACACACCTTTTGAGAAAAAGTATAAGCCTTTAAATACCCCATCAAACTCTGCCAAAGAAATCAAAGTCAAGATCATACCAGCGCAAC CAATGGAGTCTACAGGCTTCCTGGATGCCCTGAACTCTGCCCCCGTGCCTGGCATCAAgatcaagaagaagaaacctgGTACTGGCAACCCAAAGGCAGGATCCCCGACATCTAACAAG GGGAGTCCGTTTGAGGGCAAAGCTGCGTATTCTTCATGTTCTGCTAAACACTCCtctccagaagctgctgcttctgctatTGCTTCTGAAgagcaccaggaggaggagcaacctGGGACCCCGGTCCCCTCCGAAGACATCGAGGCTTCTGACATTG CAGAAAAGAATAACGCCCTGTCGGAACCGCGTGAGGAAGAAAGCTTAACtaagaaaggaaaaaagaagaagacggTTCACTGGccagaggaggaacagctgaaaAACTATTTCTACTTTGATCTtgatgagacagagagag TCAATGTCAACAAGATTAAGGACTTTGGTGAAGCTGCCAAACGAGAGCtgatgatggacagacagacatttgAGATGGCACGTCGGCTCTCTCATGACACGATGGAAGAGAGGGTCCCATGGACCCCCCCAAagcccctgaccctgactggCAGCTTAGTCAACCCCGGGGTGAACAGCACAGAGAAGCATATCCAGCGAGATCGTGAGATGGGAATCCTGCAGGAGATATTTCTCAGCAAAGAAAG TGTTCCCGATAGTCCACacgaaccagaaccagaaccttatGAACCCATGCCTccccgtctcattcctctggaTGAG GACTCGTCCACACTCAACGACAGCTATCCTGAACACATGGACACCACACCTCCACAGGGTGCTGCTATGGGTCAAACTGAAAGCTCAAAGCTGCCACCTGTCCTGGCCAAACTCATGGACAACCTGAGCACCAGCAGTTATCGCAGTCCACAAACTCCAAACGCTGTCAACAACCCTGTGGCTCCTGCTGTAAATGTGCAGGAACTGTTATCATCTATCATG GGTGTTTCTGGCAACCAGTCGACTGAAGACTTGATCAAGCAGCCTGACTTCTCAGACAAGATTAAACAGCTGTTGGGCTCCCTGCAGCAGACCCAGAACCAGGGTGCTCCTACGCCAG TCAACCCAGGTTTGCTGGGACACGGTCCCAACATGACCGCCATGAACAACCTGAACATGCACATGCAGATGCCCATGAATGGTGGCTTCCCACCCAATAACTCCCCAGGAGGGCTCCGCTTTaatcacccccctcccccccacaacAACGGACCGGCTTTCAATACTGGTGGAGGTCCACGCATGATGGGGCCACCACCAGGCCAGGGCCGAGGAGACAATGGCAACTACTGGGGAGACGACTCCATGCGAGGGGGACCCCCTCGGGGGGGCCATTTCCACCGAGGAGGGCGAGGGCGAGGAGCAGAGCCAGGCTTTAGGGGCCGAGGCCGGGGAGGACCTAGAGGAGGGCACAACAACATGAACG ACATGTCCAAAAGGCCTCTGTGTCGTCACTTTATGATGAAGGGAAGCTGCAGGTATGAGAACAACTGTGCTTTTTACCATCCTGGGGTGAACGGACCACCACTGCCCCCGAACCATCCGGCAAACAAGCAGCACAGCCAGCACCCGCAGCACGGACTgtga
- the ppp1r10 gene encoding serine/threonine-protein phosphatase 1 regulatory subunit 10 isoform X1: protein MAGVLVDPREILKEVESLLGKDGEICSLEGVAKVFSLMKASTKMVSRCMYLNIMQQSKSQDVLDKFITIGGYRLLNSWLTHAKSTNNAPMLQLILLTLQNLPLRVEHLKQNNTAKLVKQLSKSADNEDLRNLAAELVDGWMAIIRSQSVSNNSPAGTSWFFLRSNEKKNKRDESKAPNVKEKNVEDEKKKGKPKAHAPSHAKIRSIGLEMDTPSPLPAKKIPAAPQLGDKYNIKPPVLKRPRSGPLENTPFEKKYKPLNTPSNSAKEIKVKIIPAQPMESTGFLDALNSAPVPGIKIKKKKPGTGNPKAGSPTSNKGSPFEGKAAYSSCSAKHSSPEAAASAIASEEHQEEEQPGTPVPSEDIEASDIAEKNNALSEPREEESLTKKGKKKKTVHWPEEEQLKNYFYFDLDETERVNVNKIKDFGEAAKRELMMDRQTFEMARRLSHDTMEERVPWTPPKPLTLTGSLVNPGVNSTEKHIQRDREMGILQEIFLSKESVPDSPHEPEPEPYEPMPPRLIPLDEDSSTLNDSYPEHMDTTPPQGAAMGQTESSKLPPVLAKLMDNLSTSSYRSPQTPNAVNNPVAPAVNVQELLSSIMGVSGNQSTEDLIKQPDFSDKIKQLLGSLQQTQNQGAPTPVNPGLLGHGPNMTAMNNLNMHMQMPMNGGFPPNNSPGGLRFNHPPPPHNNGPAFNTGGGPRMMGPPPGQGRGDNGNYWGDDSMRGGPPRGGHFHRGGRGRGAEPGFRGRGRGGPRGGHNNMNDMSKRPLCRHFMMKGSCRYENNCAFYHPGVNGPPLPPNHPANKQHSQHPQHGL, encoded by the exons ATGGCAGGGGTACTCGTGGACCCCAGAGAAATTTTGAAGGAAGTTGAATCACTGCTggggaaagatggagagatTTGCAGCCTGGAGGGAGTTGCAAAGGTCTTCAG TTTAATGAAAGCATCTACCAAGATGGTCAGTAGATGCATGTACTTGAACATCATGCAGCAGTCCAAATCCCAAGATGTACTTGACAA GTTCATCACAAttggaggatacaggctgctcaACTCTTGGCTCACTCACGCCAAATCCACGAACAATGCTCCgatgctgcagctcatcctgcTGACTCTGCAGAACCTGCCGCTCAGAGTGGAGCACCTCAAACAG AACAACACGGCTAAGTTGGTGAAGCAGTTGAGCAAGAGTGCAGACAATGAGG ATCTACGAAATTTGGCGGCAGAGCTTGTCGATGGCTGGATGGCTATAATCCGCTCACAGAGCGTGTCAAACAACTCTCCTGCTGGTACAAGCTGGTTCTTTCTGCGGAGTAATG aaaagaaaaacaagcgaGATGAGAGCAAAGCCCCaaatgtgaaggaaaaaaatgtcGAGGACGAAAAGAAGAAGGGTAAACCGAAAGCACACGCCCCCAGCCACGCAAAGATTCGCTCCATTG GGCTGGAGATGGACACCCCCAGTCCACTCCCTGCTAAAAAGATACCTGCCGCCCCACAGCTTGGTGACAAATACAACATTAAGCCTCCTGTTCTTAAGCGACCACG CTCTGGACCGTTGGAAAACACACCTTTTGAGAAAAAGTATAAGCCTTTAAATACCCCATCAAACTCTGCCAAAGAAATCAAAGTCAAGATCATACCAGCGCAAC CAATGGAGTCTACAGGCTTCCTGGATGCCCTGAACTCTGCCCCCGTGCCTGGCATCAAgatcaagaagaagaaacctgGTACTGGCAACCCAAAGGCAGGATCCCCGACATCTAACAAG GGGAGTCCGTTTGAGGGCAAAGCTGCGTATTCTTCATGTTCTGCTAAACACTCCtctccagaagctgctgcttctgctatTGCTTCTGAAgagcaccaggaggaggagcaacctGGGACCCCGGTCCCCTCCGAAGACATCGAGGCTTCTGACATTG CAGAAAAGAATAACGCCCTGTCGGAACCGCGTGAGGAAGAAAGCTTAACtaagaaaggaaaaaagaagaagacggTTCACTGGccagaggaggaacagctgaaaAACTATTTCTACTTTGATCTtgatgagacagagagag TCAATGTCAACAAGATTAAGGACTTTGGTGAAGCTGCCAAACGAGAGCtgatgatggacagacagacatttgAGATGGCACGTCGGCTCTCTCATGACACGATGGAAGAGAGGGTCCCATGGACCCCCCCAAagcccctgaccctgactggCAGCTTAGTCAACCCCGGGGTGAACAGCACAGAGAAGCATATCCAGCGAGATCGTGAGATGGGAATCCTGCAGGAGATATTTCTCAGCAAAGAAAG TGTTCCCGATAGTCCACacgaaccagaaccagaaccttatGAACCCATGCCTccccgtctcattcctctggaTGAG GACTCGTCCACACTCAACGACAGCTATCCTGAACACATGGACACCACACCTCCACAGGGTGCTGCTATGGGTCAAACTGAAAGCTCAAAGCTGCCACCTGTCCTGGCCAAACTCATGGACAACCTGAGCACCAGCAGTTATCGCAGTCCACAAACTCCAAACGCTGTCAACAACCCTGTGGCTCCTGCTGTAAATGTGCAGGAACTGTTATCATCTATCATG GGTGTTTCTGGCAACCAGTCGACTGAAGACTTGATCAAGCAGCCTGACTTCTCAGACAAGATTAAACAGCTGTTGGGCTCCCTGCAGCAGACCCAGAACCAGGGTGCTCCTACGCCAG TCAACCCAGGTTTGCTGGGACACGGTCCCAACATGACCGCCATGAACAACCTGAACATGCACATGCAGATGCCCATGAATGGTGGCTTCCCACCCAATAACTCCCCAGGAGGGCTCCGCTTTaatcacccccctcccccccacaacAACGGACCGGCTTTCAATACTGGTGGAGGTCCACGCATGATGGGGCCACCACCAGGCCAGGGCCGAGGAGACAATGGCAACTACTGGGGAGACGACTCCATGCGAGGGGGACCCCCTCGGGGGGGCCATTTCCACCGAGGAGGGCGAGGGCGAGGAGCAGAGCCAGGCTTTAGGGGCCGAGGCCGGGGAGGACCTAGAGGAGGGCACAACAACATGAACG ACATGTCCAAAAGGCCTCTGTGTCGTCACTTTATGATGAAGGGAAGCTGCAGGTATGAGAACAACTGTGCTTTTTACCATCCTGGGGTGAACGGACCACCACTGCCCCCGAACCATCCGGCAAACAAGCAGCACAGCCAGCACCCGCAGCACGGACTgtga
- the ppp1r10 gene encoding serine/threonine-protein phosphatase 1 regulatory subunit 10 isoform X2 yields the protein MAGVLVDPREILKEVESLLGKDGEICSLEGVAKVFSLMKASTKMVSRCMYLNIMQQSKSQDVLDKFITIGGYRLLNSWLTHAKSTNNAPMLQLILLTLQNLPLRVEHLKQNNTAKLVKQLSKSADNEDLRNLAAELVDGWMAIIRSQSVSNNSPAGTSWFFLRSNEKKNKRDESKAPNVKEKNVEDEKKKGKPKAHAPSHAKIRSIGLEMDTPSPLPAKKIPAAPQLGDKYNIKPPVLKRPRSGPLENTPFEKKYKPLNTPSNSAKEIKVKIIPAQPMESTGFLDALNSAPVPGIKIKKKKPGTGNPKAGSPTSNKGSPFEGKAAYSSCSAKHSSPEAAASAIASEEHQEEEQPGTPVPSEDIEASDIEKNNALSEPREEESLTKKGKKKKTVHWPEEEQLKNYFYFDLDETERVNVNKIKDFGEAAKRELMMDRQTFEMARRLSHDTMEERVPWTPPKPLTLTGSLVNPGVNSTEKHIQRDREMGILQEIFLSKESVPDSPHEPEPEPYEPMPPRLIPLDEDSSTLNDSYPEHMDTTPPQGAAMGQTESSKLPPVLAKLMDNLSTSSYRSPQTPNAVNNPVAPAVNVQELLSSIMGVSGNQSTEDLIKQPDFSDKIKQLLGSLQQTQNQGAPTPVNPGLLGHGPNMTAMNNLNMHMQMPMNGGFPPNNSPGGLRFNHPPPPHNNGPAFNTGGGPRMMGPPPGQGRGDNGNYWGDDSMRGGPPRGGHFHRGGRGRGAEPGFRGRGRGGPRGGHNNMNDMSKRPLCRHFMMKGSCRYENNCAFYHPGVNGPPLPPNHPANKQHSQHPQHGL from the exons ATGGCAGGGGTACTCGTGGACCCCAGAGAAATTTTGAAGGAAGTTGAATCACTGCTggggaaagatggagagatTTGCAGCCTGGAGGGAGTTGCAAAGGTCTTCAG TTTAATGAAAGCATCTACCAAGATGGTCAGTAGATGCATGTACTTGAACATCATGCAGCAGTCCAAATCCCAAGATGTACTTGACAA GTTCATCACAAttggaggatacaggctgctcaACTCTTGGCTCACTCACGCCAAATCCACGAACAATGCTCCgatgctgcagctcatcctgcTGACTCTGCAGAACCTGCCGCTCAGAGTGGAGCACCTCAAACAG AACAACACGGCTAAGTTGGTGAAGCAGTTGAGCAAGAGTGCAGACAATGAGG ATCTACGAAATTTGGCGGCAGAGCTTGTCGATGGCTGGATGGCTATAATCCGCTCACAGAGCGTGTCAAACAACTCTCCTGCTGGTACAAGCTGGTTCTTTCTGCGGAGTAATG aaaagaaaaacaagcgaGATGAGAGCAAAGCCCCaaatgtgaaggaaaaaaatgtcGAGGACGAAAAGAAGAAGGGTAAACCGAAAGCACACGCCCCCAGCCACGCAAAGATTCGCTCCATTG GGCTGGAGATGGACACCCCCAGTCCACTCCCTGCTAAAAAGATACCTGCCGCCCCACAGCTTGGTGACAAATACAACATTAAGCCTCCTGTTCTTAAGCGACCACG CTCTGGACCGTTGGAAAACACACCTTTTGAGAAAAAGTATAAGCCTTTAAATACCCCATCAAACTCTGCCAAAGAAATCAAAGTCAAGATCATACCAGCGCAAC CAATGGAGTCTACAGGCTTCCTGGATGCCCTGAACTCTGCCCCCGTGCCTGGCATCAAgatcaagaagaagaaacctgGTACTGGCAACCCAAAGGCAGGATCCCCGACATCTAACAAG GGGAGTCCGTTTGAGGGCAAAGCTGCGTATTCTTCATGTTCTGCTAAACACTCCtctccagaagctgctgcttctgctatTGCTTCTGAAgagcaccaggaggaggagcaacctGGGACCCCGGTCCCCTCCGAAGACATCGAGGCTTCTGACATTG AAAAGAATAACGCCCTGTCGGAACCGCGTGAGGAAGAAAGCTTAACtaagaaaggaaaaaagaagaagacggTTCACTGGccagaggaggaacagctgaaaAACTATTTCTACTTTGATCTtgatgagacagagagag TCAATGTCAACAAGATTAAGGACTTTGGTGAAGCTGCCAAACGAGAGCtgatgatggacagacagacatttgAGATGGCACGTCGGCTCTCTCATGACACGATGGAAGAGAGGGTCCCATGGACCCCCCCAAagcccctgaccctgactggCAGCTTAGTCAACCCCGGGGTGAACAGCACAGAGAAGCATATCCAGCGAGATCGTGAGATGGGAATCCTGCAGGAGATATTTCTCAGCAAAGAAAG TGTTCCCGATAGTCCACacgaaccagaaccagaaccttatGAACCCATGCCTccccgtctcattcctctggaTGAG GACTCGTCCACACTCAACGACAGCTATCCTGAACACATGGACACCACACCTCCACAGGGTGCTGCTATGGGTCAAACTGAAAGCTCAAAGCTGCCACCTGTCCTGGCCAAACTCATGGACAACCTGAGCACCAGCAGTTATCGCAGTCCACAAACTCCAAACGCTGTCAACAACCCTGTGGCTCCTGCTGTAAATGTGCAGGAACTGTTATCATCTATCATG GGTGTTTCTGGCAACCAGTCGACTGAAGACTTGATCAAGCAGCCTGACTTCTCAGACAAGATTAAACAGCTGTTGGGCTCCCTGCAGCAGACCCAGAACCAGGGTGCTCCTACGCCAG TCAACCCAGGTTTGCTGGGACACGGTCCCAACATGACCGCCATGAACAACCTGAACATGCACATGCAGATGCCCATGAATGGTGGCTTCCCACCCAATAACTCCCCAGGAGGGCTCCGCTTTaatcacccccctcccccccacaacAACGGACCGGCTTTCAATACTGGTGGAGGTCCACGCATGATGGGGCCACCACCAGGCCAGGGCCGAGGAGACAATGGCAACTACTGGGGAGACGACTCCATGCGAGGGGGACCCCCTCGGGGGGGCCATTTCCACCGAGGAGGGCGAGGGCGAGGAGCAGAGCCAGGCTTTAGGGGCCGAGGCCGGGGAGGACCTAGAGGAGGGCACAACAACATGAACG ACATGTCCAAAAGGCCTCTGTGTCGTCACTTTATGATGAAGGGAAGCTGCAGGTATGAGAACAACTGTGCTTTTTACCATCCTGGGGTGAACGGACCACCACTGCCCCCGAACCATCCGGCAAACAAGCAGCACAGCCAGCACCCGCAGCACGGACTgtga
- the mrps18b gene encoding small ribosomal subunit protein mS40 yields MAASIKSRLGLIVRLANSVLKPPQSYLLGPRRLHTGCPRWAPIIPPNKGSDNAASVQDEGGAAVLSPYKDRPWDYLTSEEYIERYGAMPVWTSYRRNHKGGIPPQKTRKTCIRGDKICGNPCPICRDRNIVIHHQNVKLLQQFISPQSGIVYDPTRTGVCMKQQKKLTEAISTARNHGLLLFHIPFVEFSGEDYSNSHDAVGLTASLQPPASPYYSWYGEIIPDEAEVAKVKKTYKAYLKR; encoded by the exons ATGGCTGCCTCCATTAAAAGCCGTCTGGGTCTCATCGTTCGTTTGGCTAATTCTGTTTTAAAGCCACCACAGAGTTATCTG TTAGGTCCACGGAGGCTGCACACAGGATGTCCACGTTGGGCTCCAATTATTCCTCCCAATAAAGGTTCTGACAACGCTGCATCAGTCCAGGATGAAGGTGGAGCTGCGGTTTTGTCGCCCTATAAGGACAGACCCTGGGATTACTTAACCAGTGAAG AGTACATTGAGAGATATGGAGCCATGCCAGTATGGACAAGCTACAGGAGGAATCACAAAGGAGGAATTCCTCCACAGAAGACACGCAAGACATGCATC AGAGGGGACAAGATATGTGGGAATCCCTGTCCAATTTGTCGGGATCGGAACATAGTTATCCATCATCAG AATGTGAAGTTGTTGCAACAGTTCATTAGTCCACAATCTGGCATAGTTTATGATCCCACTCGAACCG GTGTGTgcatgaagcagcagaagaagctaaCGGAGGCAATTTCTACAGCACGGAATCATG GTTTGCTGCTATTTCACATCCCATTTGTGGAATTTTCTGGAGAGGACTACTCCAATTCCCATGATGCAGTAGGGTTGACAGCTTCTCTCcagcctccagcttctcccTACTATTCCTGGTATGGTGAAATAATCCCCGATGAAGCGGAAGTGGCCAAAGTAAAGAAGACATATAAAGCTTACTTAAAGAGATGA